The following coding sequences lie in one candidate division KSB1 bacterium genomic window:
- a CDS encoding sigma-54 dependent transcriptional regulator, with translation MKSSILVVDDDAAFRAVTSALLEDEGYAVTCAADGSAAITLLRERHFDLVLSDLVMAEVSGLQVLETAKTLNPATIVIMVTGFASVESAVEAIKLGAEDYLTKPCGNAELLLKVERTLAQRQKDEELARLRDVVAQSHSFGSLIGKSARIQQVFRLAQQVASTDATVLLLGETGTGKELLARAIHFNSPRRNGPFVAVNCAAIAETLLESELFGHEKGAFTGAIRQKPGRFEMAEKGTLFLDEVGDIPIATQIKLLRVLQEREFERVGGSETIKCDIRLISATNHNLEELMQEKKFREDLYYRLNVVPIKVPALRDRPEDVPLLAQHFLQKYAQALNKPIGKISEAAMNLLLQHKWPGNVRELENLIERAAVLCTGKVIDVEHLLLLQDRPEADLLAQARSELLTERQLTQLYASMILDKVGGNKKEACRVLDLNFRTLQNRLEGLSTEATVEGE, from the coding sequence ATGAAATCCTCCATCCTCGTCGTCGATGATGACGCCGCCTTTCGCGCGGTCACTTCGGCGCTGCTGGAAGACGAAGGCTACGCCGTCACCTGCGCCGCCGACGGCAGCGCAGCCATCACGCTGCTGCGCGAGCGCCATTTCGATCTCGTGCTCTCCGACTTGGTGATGGCCGAAGTGAGCGGTTTGCAAGTTTTGGAAACCGCCAAAACGCTCAACCCGGCCACGATTGTCATCATGGTCACCGGCTTTGCTTCCGTCGAATCGGCGGTGGAAGCGATCAAGCTCGGCGCTGAAGATTATCTCACCAAGCCGTGCGGCAACGCCGAGCTGTTGTTGAAAGTCGAGCGAACGCTGGCCCAGCGCCAGAAAGACGAAGAACTGGCGCGCCTGCGGGACGTCGTGGCGCAGAGCCACAGCTTTGGCAGTCTCATCGGCAAAAGCGCCCGCATACAGCAAGTCTTTCGCCTGGCGCAGCAAGTTGCCTCGACGGATGCAACCGTGCTTTTGCTCGGCGAAACCGGCACGGGCAAAGAGCTGCTGGCGCGCGCGATTCATTTCAACAGCCCGAGGCGCAACGGCCCGTTTGTCGCCGTCAACTGCGCCGCGATTGCGGAAACGCTGCTGGAGAGTGAGTTGTTCGGCCACGAGAAAGGCGCCTTCACCGGCGCGATTCGCCAGAAACCGGGGCGCTTCGAGATGGCCGAAAAAGGCACGCTCTTTCTCGACGAAGTCGGCGACATCCCGATAGCCACGCAGATTAAACTGCTGCGCGTGCTGCAGGAACGCGAGTTCGAGCGCGTCGGCGGCAGTGAGACGATCAAATGCGACATCCGGCTCATCTCCGCCACCAACCACAATCTCGAAGAGCTGATGCAAGAAAAAAAATTCCGCGAAGATCTTTATTACCGCCTCAACGTCGTTCCCATCAAAGTTCCGGCGTTGCGCGACCGCCCCGAAGATGTGCCGTTATTGGCGCAGCATTTCTTGCAAAAATACGCGCAGGCGCTCAACAAACCGATCGGCAAAATTTCCGAAGCGGCGATGAATTTGCTGCTGCAGCACAAGTGGCCGGGCAACGTGCGCGAGCTGGAAAATCTCATTGAGCGCGCCGCGGTTTTGTGCACTGGGAAAGTCATCGACGTCGAACACCTGCTGCTGTTGCAGGATCGCCCGGAGGCAGATTTGCTGGCACAAGCGCGCAGCGAGCTCCTGACCGAGCGCCAACTGACCCAGCTTTACGCCAGCATGATTCTCGACAAAGTCGGCGGCAACAAAAAAGAGGCGTGTCGCGTGCTCGATCTCAATTTTCGCACGCTGCAGAACCGGCTGGAGGGTTTGTCAACGGAAGCGACCGTTGAGGGTGAGTAA
- a CDS encoding ATP-binding protein, whose product MEGHAQKPRRFSIKKTLRGYRGVKGKFFLALAATVLGVIIVIFWVLNYFLRGQVLQTLDAEVQRAARLFQVMQQHDREQLLEKGHIWASVPQLKAALDDRDVLNMQLVLKQLYQGELAAHKEPFALFSQAERPLARLAHPGEEATAVSDICLIYHRDGRLLMTTTRTAETNEIFSETRGRFALPDSLLNLAWTGKERFAAWNDQHGAWWGVIVPIWAGGSPFGPWVIGALVLGVRLDDMFAQHTKALVGAEVAFVFAEKVAAVSLSNGDREKLAAGVATLAANSTLTATPQRAEIARENFLAVSLPLLENESPDRVILFRSIDRSIRPLLAPVQRTLFIVGLGAFLAALGLSLIISRNITQPIARLVDAAHAAGAGRLDQPIEISSRDEIGYLARRFEAMRQSLKQQMEKLTELNASLVERNADLETALAQLRRAQEELIKTEKLAAAGKLTAQLSHEINNPIHNIRSSLETALKKMPDGLAGRQFVQLAHDEILRIGKLVRQMLDFYRFGQVELQSVDLNTTLVEVLESSQQRFKENSIKVQRHLAPNLPAVRASRDQMKQVFLNLILNAIEAMPHGGKLAARSASRNGWAEIEISDSGSGIPPENLSKIFDTFFTTKRAVHGVGLGLSVCYNIVHQHGGTIEVQSEVGKGSTFTVRLPIAEKMG is encoded by the coding sequence ATGGAAGGCCATGCACAAAAACCGCGCCGCTTCTCCATAAAAAAAACGCTGCGGGGTTACCGCGGCGTGAAGGGAAAATTTTTTCTCGCCCTGGCGGCAACGGTTTTGGGCGTGATCATCGTCATCTTTTGGGTGCTCAATTATTTTTTGCGCGGGCAGGTTTTGCAAACACTCGACGCCGAGGTGCAGCGCGCCGCCCGCTTGTTTCAGGTGATGCAGCAACACGACCGCGAGCAATTGCTGGAGAAGGGCCACATCTGGGCCAGCGTGCCGCAATTGAAAGCCGCCCTCGACGACCGTGATGTGCTCAACATGCAACTGGTTTTGAAACAACTTTATCAAGGCGAGCTGGCCGCTCATAAAGAACCGTTCGCTTTATTCTCGCAAGCCGAACGTCCTCTTGCCAGACTTGCCCATCCCGGCGAAGAGGCAACTGCGGTGAGCGATATCTGCCTCATTTATCATCGCGACGGCCGGCTGTTGATGACGACGACGCGGACGGCGGAAACCAATGAGATTTTCAGCGAAACTCGCGGGCGTTTTGCCCTGCCCGATTCCCTGCTCAACCTCGCCTGGACGGGCAAAGAACGGTTTGCGGCCTGGAACGATCAGCACGGCGCGTGGTGGGGCGTGATCGTTCCGATCTGGGCCGGCGGCTCTCCCTTCGGGCCGTGGGTGATTGGCGCGCTGGTTCTGGGCGTTCGGTTGGATGATATGTTTGCGCAACATACGAAAGCGCTCGTCGGCGCCGAGGTGGCCTTCGTGTTTGCGGAAAAAGTTGCGGCGGTTTCGTTGAGCAATGGTGATCGCGAGAAATTGGCCGCCGGTGTGGCAACGCTTGCGGCAAACTCAACCTTGACTGCAACGCCTCAACGCGCTGAGATAGCGCGCGAAAATTTTCTCGCCGTGAGCCTGCCGCTGCTTGAAAACGAATCGCCGGATCGCGTGATCCTGTTCCGCTCCATCGACCGCTCGATCCGGCCTTTGCTGGCGCCGGTGCAGCGCACGCTTTTTATCGTCGGCCTCGGCGCATTTTTGGCGGCGTTGGGTCTCAGCTTGATCATCTCGCGCAACATTACCCAACCCATCGCCAGGCTTGTGGACGCCGCGCATGCCGCCGGCGCCGGACGCCTCGACCAGCCCATTGAAATCTCTTCGCGCGATGAAATTGGCTATCTCGCCCGGCGCTTCGAGGCCATGCGTCAATCCCTCAAACAGCAGATGGAAAAATTGACCGAGCTGAACGCCAGTTTGGTGGAACGCAACGCCGACCTTGAAACGGCGCTCGCCCAGCTTCGCCGCGCCCAGGAAGAATTGATCAAAACCGAAAAACTCGCTGCCGCCGGCAAATTGACCGCGCAGCTCTCGCACGAAATCAACAATCCCATTCACAACATCCGCAGCTCCCTGGAAACGGCGCTGAAAAAAATGCCCGACGGACTGGCGGGTCGTCAATTCGTGCAGCTCGCACACGACGAAATTCTCCGCATCGGCAAGCTCGTGCGCCAGATGCTGGATTTTTATCGATTCGGGCAAGTCGAACTGCAATCCGTCGATCTCAACACCACGTTGGTTGAAGTTTTGGAAAGCTCGCAGCAGCGTTTTAAAGAAAACAGCATCAAAGTCCAGCGCCATCTCGCGCCAAATTTGCCGGCGGTACGCGCCTCGCGCGATCAAATGAAGCAGGTTTTTCTCAATCTTATTCTGAACGCTATCGAAGCCATGCCGCACGGCGGCAAATTAGCGGCGCGCAGCGCCAGCCGGAACGGCTGGGCGGAAATTGAAATCAGCGACAGCGGCAGCGGCATCCCGCCGGAAAATCTTTCAAAAATTTTCGATACTTTTTTCACCACCAAGCGCGCCGTCCACGGCGTCGGCCTCGGCCTGTCGGTGTGCTACAACATCGTGCATCAACACGGCGGGACGATTGAAGTGCAGAGCGAGGTGGGAAAGGGAAGCACTTTTACGGTGAGACTGCCAATCGCAGAGAAGATGGGGTAA
- a CDS encoding carboxypeptidase regulatory-like domain-containing protein, producing the protein MPSVQQWIGTIARLIVFPCLAPQIGGASVYAQESPGHLRGRVELRQLVRNDSRMLGKEISAIYQKSVTITPAVYEPLSFVIYLEDAPARPSGARDFAAVPRPRLVMDQKELTFVPHVLPILAGSTVEFPNSDPVYHNVFSFSQTKTFDLGRYPTGRSKAVTFTKPGLVKVYCDMHSQMNAFILVLANPYFTLSDEEGNYLIRDIPAGAYKVKAWFARLPEKTASVIIRPGETATLDFTFP; encoded by the coding sequence ATGCCCTCGGTTCAACAATGGATTGGTACCATTGCCCGGCTCATCGTTTTCCCCTGCCTGGCGCCGCAGATTGGCGGCGCCTCGGTTTATGCCCAAGAAAGCCCCGGGCATTTGCGCGGGCGTGTCGAGCTGCGCCAGCTCGTGCGCAATGACAGCCGCATGCTCGGCAAGGAAATCAGCGCCATTTATCAAAAAAGCGTCACCATCACGCCCGCCGTCTACGAGCCGTTGAGTTTTGTGATTTATCTCGAGGACGCGCCGGCGCGTCCCAGCGGCGCGCGCGATTTCGCTGCTGTGCCACGGCCCCGGCTGGTCATGGATCAAAAAGAACTGACCTTCGTTCCGCACGTGTTGCCGATTTTGGCCGGTTCAACAGTAGAATTTCCCAACAGCGACCCGGTTTATCACAACGTTTTTTCATTCAGCCAAACCAAAACCTTCGACCTCGGCCGCTATCCCACTGGCCGCTCCAAAGCCGTCACTTTTACCAAACCCGGTCTGGTGAAGGTTTATTGTGACATGCACTCGCAGATGAACGCGTTCATTCTCGTGCTGGCCAATCCGTATTTCACGCTGTCCGACGAAGAGGGCAATTATCTCATTCGCGACATTCCCGCCGGCGCGTATAAAGTCAAGGCCTGGTTCGCGCGGCTGCCGGAAAAAACCGCCAGCGTCATCATCCGGCCCGGCGAAACCGCGACGCTGGATTTCACGTTTCCATGA
- a CDS encoding nuclear transport factor 2 family protein, translating to MNATYIIINILLIVLILVGGGYLARSRFRVMPKKDEKEIWKKNALNYNKQLDEAFQKKKEDDYKNLLHNDASRYQPRLPYRIKGPGEVMKWVKLDMEAATPSAISIVENDAKLYDQTVVITYHYMTQSKIGELYTQGVGKVTRIWVRVADGWKLAHEHISSG from the coding sequence ATGAACGCAACGTATATTATCATTAACATTCTGTTGATCGTGCTGATTTTGGTGGGCGGCGGCTATCTGGCGCGCAGCCGCTTTCGCGTGATGCCGAAGAAGGATGAGAAAGAGATTTGGAAAAAGAATGCTCTGAATTACAACAAGCAACTGGACGAAGCTTTCCAAAAAAAGAAAGAAGATGATTACAAGAATCTTCTTCACAATGATGCCTCGCGCTACCAGCCCAGGCTGCCCTATCGCATCAAAGGGCCGGGCGAAGTGATGAAGTGGGTAAAACTGGATATGGAAGCGGCCACTCCCAGCGCCATCAGTATTGTGGAAAACGATGCCAAGCTGTACGATCAAACAGTCGTGATTACGTACCACTACATGACCCAATCGAAAATCGGCGAATTGTACACGCAAGGCGTCGGCAAGGTGACTCGCATCTGGGTGCGGGTGGCAGATGGCTGGAAATTGGCGCACGAGCACATCAGCAGCGGGTGA
- a CDS encoding hydrolase yields MRHATLLDRRHTALLVIDIQERVHAVMRFREAVETNAVKLIRGCQILNVPIFLTEQYPKGLGHTISSIRNALQTVLPLQKMTFSCCGSEELMAAVKEKNVRQVVLVGIETHVCVLQTALDLLANDYQVHVVRDAVSSRHELDHQTALQRLQQAGALVTTTESVLFELMGRADTAEFKEVSKLIK; encoded by the coding sequence ATGAGACATGCGACCCTACTCGATCGCCGGCACACGGCCTTGCTGGTGATCGATATTCAAGAGCGCGTCCATGCAGTGATGCGCTTTCGCGAAGCCGTCGAGACCAATGCCGTGAAATTGATTCGCGGCTGCCAGATTTTGAACGTCCCGATTTTTCTCACCGAGCAATATCCGAAGGGATTGGGGCACACGATTTCTTCGATTCGCAACGCCCTGCAAACCGTGCTGCCGCTGCAAAAAATGACGTTTAGCTGCTGCGGCAGCGAGGAGCTGATGGCCGCTGTGAAGGAGAAAAATGTCCGGCAGGTCGTTTTGGTGGGAATTGAAACGCACGTCTGCGTGTTGCAAACGGCGCTGGATTTGCTGGCGAATGATTATCAAGTACACGTGGTGCGCGACGCGGTTTCTTCGCGGCATGAATTGGATCATCAAACCGCACTGCAAAGGTTGCAGCAAGCCGGGGCGCTGGTGACGACCACGGAATCGGTGTTGTTTGAATTGATGGGGCGCGCCGACACGGCGGAATTCAAGGAAGTTTCGAAACTGATCAAATAA
- a CDS encoding PBP1A family penicillin-binding protein, whose product MNFSSVTLKSKTTWIVFGVLLAMISIPGLIYIYQLSQDLPSLTMLEESQIRPKLVSRVFSADGKVIKDFFEERRSYVPLEKIPQALKDALIATEDRNFYHHWGFTPVRFAQAILIDVIHMEKRQGASTITQQLARVLYFTTEKTIARKVRELLTAIQIERTYTKDEILEMYLNQVYLGHGTHGVQMAAQKYFGKNVEQLQPHEAAMLVAIVQRPETLSPLRNPSACTARRNLVLANMYLTGKMSKTDFETYKAMPLGVLDQPANEHYGIAPYFTEYVRQLLWQKYGERILTDGMQIYTTLDTRAQRLAEKYVAQQLQEMQRRTNKRLVAEREHLKIFDQAMLDTLGMTLKEVMADSALFNGILSQRRPVQAALVTLENSTGYIRAMVGGRDFDENKFNRAVQAQRQPGSAFKPFVYTAVIDNGYPPTYEVLNQPVVVKQVDGTEWRPHNYDNTIGGYVTLREALSRSLNLPTVRLVQQVTNPSVIVKYAHDMGLTTNIPPYDAIALGAGEVIPIEITSAFSAFANQGIRMEPLAILRVEDKDGNVLEDNQPKGKEVLRKETAFIMTDMLRSVVDRGTAAATRSKYQFYRPAAGKTGTTNDFRDAWFIGFTPQLATGVWVGFDRQDMAFEKGETGAAVALPIWAPYMKAVHDSLGLPEMDFQSPGTIVRVELCTASKRLANDECPAVYFDIFKAGSEPNSHCSVHSGRGRDRRRQRS is encoded by the coding sequence ATGAATTTCTCATCGGTCACGCTGAAGTCGAAAACGACCTGGATTGTTTTCGGCGTGCTGTTGGCGATGATCAGCATCCCGGGCTTGATCTACATTTATCAGCTCAGCCAGGATTTGCCTTCGCTGACCATGCTCGAGGAAAGCCAAATCCGCCCCAAACTCGTCTCGCGGGTTTTTTCGGCGGACGGCAAGGTGATCAAAGATTTTTTTGAAGAACGGCGATCCTACGTGCCACTCGAGAAAATTCCCCAAGCTCTGAAAGACGCGCTGATTGCGACGGAAGATCGCAATTTTTATCATCATTGGGGCTTCACGCCGGTGCGTTTCGCGCAAGCGATCTTGATCGATGTGATTCACATGGAGAAACGCCAGGGCGCCAGCACGATTACGCAGCAACTGGCGCGCGTGCTTTATTTCACCACCGAAAAAACGATCGCGCGCAAAGTTCGCGAGCTGCTTACCGCCATTCAGATCGAGCGCACCTATACCAAAGACGAAATTTTGGAGATGTATCTCAATCAGGTTTATCTCGGGCACGGCACGCACGGGGTGCAAATGGCGGCGCAAAAATATTTCGGCAAAAATGTGGAGCAGTTGCAGCCGCACGAGGCCGCGATGTTGGTGGCGATCGTGCAAAGGCCGGAGACGCTGTCGCCCCTGCGCAACCCTTCGGCTTGTACGGCGCGCCGCAATCTGGTGCTCGCCAACATGTATCTGACCGGCAAAATGTCGAAAACGGATTTTGAAACGTACAAGGCGATGCCTTTGGGTGTGCTCGATCAACCGGCCAACGAGCATTACGGTATTGCGCCTTATTTTACCGAATATGTCCGGCAATTGCTCTGGCAAAAATATGGGGAGCGCATTTTGACCGACGGTATGCAGATTTACACCACGCTGGACACCCGTGCCCAGCGCTTGGCAGAAAAGTACGTGGCGCAACAACTGCAAGAAATGCAGCGCCGGACCAACAAGCGGCTGGTTGCCGAGCGCGAACACTTGAAAATTTTTGACCAGGCGATGCTCGATACCCTTGGCATGACGCTGAAGGAGGTGATGGCGGATTCGGCGCTGTTCAATGGTATTCTCAGCCAAAGGCGTCCGGTGCAAGCGGCACTGGTGACGCTTGAAAACAGCACCGGTTATATTCGTGCCATGGTCGGCGGACGGGATTTCGATGAAAACAAATTCAATCGCGCCGTGCAGGCGCAGCGCCAGCCTGGCTCGGCGTTCAAGCCTTTTGTTTACACGGCAGTGATTGACAACGGCTATCCGCCGACCTATGAGGTTTTGAATCAACCGGTGGTGGTCAAACAAGTGGATGGCACCGAATGGCGGCCGCACAATTATGACAACACCATCGGCGGCTATGTAACGTTGCGGGAGGCGCTGTCACGCTCGCTCAATTTGCCGACGGTGCGGCTGGTGCAGCAAGTCACCAATCCCTCGGTGATCGTCAAGTACGCTCACGACATGGGTTTGACCACGAACATTCCGCCGTACGACGCCATCGCACTGGGCGCCGGCGAGGTGATTCCGATTGAAATTACCTCGGCGTTTTCGGCGTTTGCCAATCAAGGCATTCGCATGGAGCCGCTGGCAATTTTGCGCGTCGAAGACAAGGACGGCAATGTTTTGGAGGACAATCAGCCGAAGGGGAAGGAAGTTTTGCGCAAGGAAACGGCTTTCATCATGACCGACATGCTGCGTTCGGTTGTTGATCGGGGGACGGCCGCCGCGACACGCTCAAAATATCAATTCTACCGCCCGGCTGCCGGAAAAACCGGCACGACGAATGATTTTCGCGATGCGTGGTTTATCGGCTTCACGCCGCAGCTTGCCACCGGCGTGTGGGTGGGATTTGACCGGCAGGATATGGCGTTTGAAAAAGGCGAGACCGGCGCGGCAGTGGCTTTGCCGATTTGGGCGCCCTATATGAAGGCCGTGCACGATTCTTTGGGCTTGCCGGAAATGGACTTTCAAAGTCCGGGGACCATTGTTCGTGTCGAGCTTTGCACCGCCAGCAAACGCCTGGCGAACGATGAATGCCCTGCTGTTTACTTTGATATTTTCAAGGCCGGCTCCGAACCCAACAGCCATTGCAGCGTGCACAGCGGGCGCGGGCGAGATCGGCGGCGGCAGCGGTCCTGA
- a CDS encoding UDP-2,3-diacylglucosamine diphosphatase: protein MAAYFFFSDAHLGAPNREDEGLRQRRVLEFLDHVKHHAAGLFIVGDLFDFWFEYRHAIPNRNFAVLAKLYELRAAGLPIDYVAGNHDLWMGDFLRNEVGLTLHENHLVRQLCGYNCYLIHGDGVAKNDGGYRLMKRIFKNPVNIKLYRWVHPDVGIPFAKLVSHTSRSVKDNPNTWERDYRSYAEEKFAEGHDVVIMGHTHKPLFESIEQKLFINLGDWMEHFTYCHFDENGPQLLTWPEQKPYFAGMQKTCQKSMNSVEVLS from the coding sequence ATGGCGGCTTACTTTTTTTTCTCCGATGCCCATCTCGGCGCGCCCAATCGCGAGGACGAAGGCTTGCGCCAGCGCCGGGTGCTCGAGTTTCTCGATCACGTCAAACATCATGCGGCCGGCTTGTTTATTGTCGGCGATTTGTTCGATTTTTGGTTTGAATATCGCCATGCGATTCCCAACCGCAATTTTGCGGTGCTGGCAAAACTTTACGAGCTGCGCGCCGCCGGTTTGCCGATTGACTATGTTGCCGGCAATCACGATTTGTGGATGGGAGATTTTTTGCGAAATGAAGTTGGCCTCACGCTGCATGAAAATCATCTCGTTCGCCAGTTGTGCGGTTATAACTGTTACCTCATTCACGGCGACGGCGTGGCGAAAAACGACGGCGGTTATCGTTTGATGAAGCGCATTTTCAAGAATCCGGTCAATATCAAGTTGTATCGCTGGGTGCATCCGGATGTCGGCATTCCGTTCGCCAAATTGGTGTCGCACACCAGCCGGTCCGTCAAAGACAATCCCAACACCTGGGAGCGGGATTACCGCAGCTACGCCGAGGAAAAATTCGCCGAAGGCCATGACGTCGTGATCATGGGGCACACGCATAAGCCGCTGTTTGAATCCATCGAGCAAAAGCTGTTCATCAATCTCGGTGATTGGATGGAGCATTTTACCTATTGTCACTTCGACGAAAACGGGCCGCAATTGTTGACCTGGCCGGAGCAGAAGCCGTATTTTGCCGGCATGCAAAAAACTTGTCAAAAATCGATGAACTCGGTTGAAGTTTTATCGTAG
- a CDS encoding zinc-dependent alcohol dehydrogenase family protein — translation MRAMCCENPCPLNQNSLALVEASMPEPAAHEIRLQIQACGICHTDLHVVEGDLPPQKQPIIPGHQIIGVVEAIGDGVQRFKIGDRAGVPWLNRTCGACVFCQRGKENLCENARFTGYHVDGGFAEYMVVHEDFAYAIPAAFSPDAAAPLLCAGVIGYRALRLSDIQSGQRLGLFGFGASAHLVIQIARHWNCEIFVFSRSAAHRKLAETLGAAWTGSAEETAPAKLDSAIVFAPSGWIVHAALQNLQKGGTVALAGIHLSPIPEMNYGLIYHERTLRSVANSTRDDVRELLQLAVTIPLRSKVEVFPLAEANRALQLLKAGQINGAGVLEIGL, via the coding sequence ATGCGCGCGATGTGCTGTGAAAATCCTTGCCCCCTCAATCAAAATTCTTTGGCGCTCGTTGAAGCCTCGATGCCGGAGCCTGCTGCTCATGAAATCCGCCTGCAAATTCAAGCGTGTGGAATTTGTCACACCGACTTGCACGTGGTCGAGGGCGATTTGCCGCCGCAAAAACAGCCGATCATTCCCGGACATCAAATCATCGGCGTGGTCGAGGCGATTGGCGATGGTGTGCAGCGTTTCAAAATCGGCGATCGCGCCGGCGTGCCGTGGCTCAATCGAACTTGCGGCGCCTGTGTTTTTTGCCAGCGCGGCAAAGAGAACCTTTGCGAAAACGCGCGCTTTACCGGCTATCACGTTGACGGCGGCTTTGCGGAATACATGGTGGTGCACGAAGATTTTGCTTACGCGATTCCCGCGGCGTTTTCCCCGGATGCCGCCGCGCCGTTGCTGTGCGCCGGCGTGATCGGCTATCGCGCCCTGCGCTTGAGCGATATTCAAAGCGGCCAGCGTCTCGGCTTGTTCGGTTTCGGCGCTTCGGCGCATCTGGTGATTCAAATCGCGCGGCATTGGAATTGTGAAATTTTCGTTTTCTCGCGCAGCGCCGCACATCGAAAATTGGCCGAAACTTTGGGCGCAGCCTGGACCGGCAGCGCCGAAGAAACCGCGCCGGCGAAGCTTGATAGCGCGATTGTTTTCGCGCCGAGCGGTTGGATCGTTCATGCCGCGCTGCAAAATTTGCAAAAAGGCGGCACGGTGGCTCTGGCCGGAATTCACCTGAGCCCGATTCCGGAAATGAATTACGGCCTGATTTATCACGAGCGCACGCTGCGCAGCGTTGCCAACAGCACGCGCGATGACGTGCGTGAATTGTTGCAGCTCGCGGTGACGATTCCTTTGCGCTCCAAAGTTGAAGTGTTTCCGTTAGCCGAAGCCAACCGCGCCTTACAGCTCTTGAAAGCCGGACAAATCAACGGCGCCGGCGTTTTGGAAATTGGTTTGTAG
- a CDS encoding DinB family protein, protein MPHPEIQILLSVIDQAYDRKSWHGTNLRGSVRGLPAKQAAWRPAPNRHNIWEIVVHAAYWKYAVYRRLTGEPRGSFSLKGSNWFVRPHEATEAAWKADLALLTETHQSLRAAIAEMEAKALYKIPAGSKLNNFTLISGIAAHDLYHAGQIQLLKRLMKTK, encoded by the coding sequence ATGCCCCATCCTGAAATTCAAATTTTGCTGTCTGTCATCGACCAAGCCTACGACCGCAAATCCTGGCACGGCACCAATTTGCGCGGCTCGGTTCGCGGACTGCCGGCGAAACAAGCCGCGTGGCGACCGGCGCCGAATCGTCACAATATTTGGGAGATCGTCGTTCACGCCGCTTACTGGAAATATGCCGTGTATCGCCGCCTCACCGGCGAGCCGCGCGGCTCCTTTTCTCTAAAAGGCTCGAATTGGTTCGTTCGCCCGCACGAAGCGACTGAAGCCGCCTGGAAAGCGGATCTCGCGCTGCTCACTGAAACGCATCAATCGTTGCGCGCCGCCATCGCTGAAATGGAGGCGAAAGCGCTTTATAAAATTCCCGCCGGCAGCAAGCTCAACAACTTTACGCTCATTTCCGGCATCGCGGCGCACGATTTATATCATGCCGGACAGATTCAATTGTTGAAACGTCTGATGAAGACAAAATAA